Proteins from a genomic interval of Streptomyces sp. SID8374:
- the eccCa gene encoding type VII secretion protein EccCa — MSVVLFRRPARRRGPEMPEGQLTLQEPPVLAETVPDTSAVWTYLPMALMSVSMMLMFLRPGGGNGVFMYLAMGVMALSAGAMLLGQLMRRSSERKQRLKGERRDYLRYLAQTRKRVRTTIAEQQRALAWRHPEPASLRSLARTSRLWERRPADEDFGEVRLAVGEQQLALTLNPVSTRPVEDLEPLCAHALRRFIRAYSTIPEQPLGLYLRSSARILLRPEEAPDGETPGAQPPEHDAVRALVRAMLGQLAVFHAPEELWIAFCVSDERRPDWEWVKWLPHVLDPHEEDGAGQARRITADLTELDDLLGAEFAERPGFDPDARPGRDEPYTVIVLDGVNVPEGHRWEGHGYRNALILDVSGALRWRPGRNTLRLTVGPDQVNLVRTDRSRKERSVPLGRPDRLGPLGAESLARLLTPRRMSLGTDIAQPLDTDVELTTLLGIPDLHRHDPQTLFARHSGSGRLRVPIAVGVDGRPVELDIKESAQGGMGPHGMLIGATGSGKSELLRTLVLGLALTNSSETLNFVLVDFKGGATFLGLEELPHTSAVITNLADEVALVERMQDALHGELIRRQELLRSAGNYTSALEYERARAAGADLAPLPSLFVVVDEFSELLSTHREFMELFVMIGRLGRSLGVHLLLASQRLDEGRMHQLESHLSYRIGLRTFSAMESRGVLGVPDAYELPAAPGSGFLKSGVEALTRFRAAYSSGTYRRRTGAVVQARVASQVVPWTSGWVVPRTLETPPDPEPETEEAEDEEALLDVALERLRGSGPDAHQVWLPPLDEPSPLDALLPGIAPDKVRGLTAARWPGTGKLRVPVGLVDKPFEQRRDPLIVDLSGAGGHVAVAGGSQSGKSTLARTLIAALALTHTPAEVQFYCLDFGGGGLSQLAALPHVGGVAARLNPERVHRAVAEVMALLARREQFFVDHTLDSMQSYRRRRAVGEFPDEPFGDVFMVVDGWSTVRQDYDDLIPKFNELAARGLNYGIHLIITTTRWVELSAQVRDQAATRLELRMGDPMDSEIDTRKARSVPRTGGRGITADSKMHFLAGLPRLDGSGSLEDLGEGVAHLVAEIGRHWSGPSAPQVRMLPHRLPLSELPAPEATEGGGMRVALGLDQDALEPVWHDFSRTPHLIAVGDTESGKTNLLRLITKGITTRYAPSEAKIIAVDYRRTLVDAIPEEYRIGHVISLDNLNETIEGAARAMKTRVPGADISPARMRTCDWWTGPRLFILVDDYDMVSGNSFQSPFEPVFENLTLGFEMGLHLVVARSAMGAGRGLSDGLIRRLDEANNPAVLLSCPPTEGRLFGNAKPLNLPPGRALHIQRRKPRLVQTALVE, encoded by the coding sequence TTGAGTGTCGTGCTGTTTCGCCGCCCGGCCCGCAGGCGCGGGCCGGAGATGCCCGAGGGGCAGTTGACCCTCCAGGAGCCGCCGGTCCTCGCCGAGACCGTGCCCGACACCTCGGCGGTGTGGACCTATCTGCCGATGGCGCTGATGTCGGTGTCGATGATGCTGATGTTCCTGCGCCCCGGCGGCGGGAACGGCGTCTTCATGTATCTGGCGATGGGCGTCATGGCGCTCTCCGCCGGTGCCATGCTGCTGGGGCAGCTGATGCGCCGCTCCAGCGAGCGCAAGCAGCGGCTCAAGGGTGAACGCCGCGACTATCTGCGCTACCTGGCGCAGACCCGTAAGCGGGTGCGGACCACCATCGCGGAGCAGCAGCGGGCGCTGGCCTGGCGCCACCCCGAGCCGGCCTCGCTCCGCTCGCTGGCCCGCACCTCGCGGCTGTGGGAGCGGCGCCCGGCCGACGAGGACTTCGGCGAGGTCCGGCTCGCGGTCGGTGAACAGCAGCTCGCCCTCACCCTGAACCCGGTCTCCACCCGCCCGGTCGAGGACCTTGAACCGCTCTGCGCGCACGCCCTGCGCCGCTTCATCCGCGCCTACTCCACCATCCCCGAGCAGCCGCTGGGCCTCTATCTGCGCTCCTCGGCCCGGATCCTGCTGCGCCCGGAGGAGGCACCCGACGGGGAGACGCCCGGTGCCCAGCCCCCGGAGCACGATGCCGTACGGGCCCTGGTGCGGGCGATGCTGGGGCAGCTGGCGGTGTTCCACGCGCCCGAGGAGCTGTGGATCGCGTTCTGCGTCAGCGACGAGCGGCGGCCCGACTGGGAGTGGGTCAAGTGGCTGCCGCACGTGCTGGATCCGCACGAGGAGGACGGTGCGGGCCAGGCCCGCCGGATCACCGCCGACCTGACCGAGCTGGACGACCTGCTCGGCGCCGAGTTCGCCGAGCGCCCCGGCTTCGACCCGGACGCCCGCCCCGGCCGCGACGAGCCGTACACGGTGATCGTGCTGGACGGCGTCAACGTCCCGGAGGGCCACCGCTGGGAGGGCCACGGCTACCGCAACGCCCTGATCCTCGATGTGTCGGGGGCGCTGCGCTGGCGGCCCGGCCGCAACACGCTGCGCCTGACCGTCGGCCCCGACCAGGTGAACCTGGTGCGCACCGACCGCAGCCGCAAGGAGCGCTCGGTGCCGCTCGGCCGCCCCGACCGGCTCGGCCCGCTCGGCGCGGAGTCGCTGGCCCGGCTGCTCACCCCGCGCCGGATGAGCCTGGGCACCGACATCGCACAGCCGCTGGACACCGACGTCGAGTTGACCACCCTGCTCGGCATCCCCGACCTGCACCGGCACGACCCGCAGACCCTGTTCGCCCGGCACTCCGGCTCCGGCCGGCTGCGGGTGCCGATCGCGGTCGGCGTGGACGGCCGCCCGGTGGAGCTGGACATCAAGGAGTCCGCGCAGGGCGGTATGGGCCCGCACGGCATGCTCATCGGCGCCACCGGCTCCGGAAAGAGCGAGCTGCTGCGCACCCTGGTCCTCGGTCTCGCGCTGACCAACTCCTCGGAGACCCTCAACTTCGTCCTGGTCGACTTCAAGGGCGGCGCCACCTTCCTCGGCCTGGAGGAACTCCCGCACACCTCCGCCGTCATCACCAACCTGGCCGACGAAGTGGCCCTGGTGGAACGTATGCAGGACGCCCTGCACGGTGAACTCATCCGCCGCCAGGAGCTGCTCCGGTCGGCGGGCAACTACACCTCGGCGCTGGAGTACGAGCGGGCCCGCGCCGCCGGGGCCGACCTGGCGCCGCTGCCCAGCCTCTTCGTGGTGGTCGACGAGTTCAGCGAACTGCTCTCCACCCACCGGGAGTTCATGGAGCTGTTCGTGATGATCGGCCGCCTCGGCCGGTCGCTCGGCGTGCATCTGCTGCTCGCCTCGCAGCGCCTGGACGAGGGGCGCATGCACCAGCTGGAGAGCCACCTCTCGTACCGGATAGGGCTGCGCACCTTCTCCGCGATGGAGAGCCGGGGTGTGCTCGGCGTGCCCGACGCCTACGAGCTTCCCGCCGCGCCCGGCAGCGGGTTCCTGAAGTCCGGGGTGGAGGCCCTGACCCGGTTCCGTGCCGCGTACTCCTCGGGGACGTACCGGCGTCGGACCGGTGCGGTGGTGCAGGCCCGGGTGGCGAGCCAGGTGGTGCCGTGGACCAGCGGGTGGGTGGTGCCCCGCACCCTGGAGACCCCGCCCGACCCGGAGCCGGAGACGGAGGAGGCCGAGGACGAGGAGGCGCTGCTGGATGTGGCGCTGGAGCGGCTGCGCGGCTCCGGGCCCGACGCCCACCAGGTGTGGCTGCCGCCGCTGGACGAGCCGTCGCCGCTGGACGCGCTGCTGCCCGGGATCGCGCCGGACAAGGTGCGCGGCCTGACCGCCGCGCGCTGGCCGGGCACCGGGAAGCTGCGGGTCCCGGTCGGCCTGGTGGACAAGCCGTTCGAGCAGCGGCGTGACCCGCTGATCGTGGACCTGTCCGGGGCGGGCGGCCATGTCGCCGTCGCGGGTGGTTCGCAGAGCGGCAAGTCGACGCTCGCCCGGACGCTGATCGCCGCCCTGGCGCTCACCCACACCCCGGCCGAAGTCCAGTTCTACTGCCTGGACTTCGGCGGCGGCGGGCTCTCCCAGCTGGCCGCGCTCCCGCATGTCGGCGGGGTCGCGGCGCGGCTCAACCCGGAGCGGGTGCACCGTGCGGTCGCCGAGGTGATGGCGCTGCTGGCCCGCCGTGAGCAGTTCTTCGTGGACCACACGCTGGACTCCATGCAGTCCTACCGGCGCCGCCGGGCCGTCGGGGAGTTCCCGGACGAGCCGTTCGGCGATGTGTTCATGGTGGTGGACGGCTGGTCCACGGTCCGCCAGGACTACGACGACCTGATCCCGAAGTTCAACGAACTGGCCGCCCGGGGCCTCAACTACGGCATCCACCTGATCATCACCACCACCCGCTGGGTGGAGCTGTCCGCGCAGGTCCGCGACCAGGCCGCCACCCGCCTGGAGCTGCGGATGGGTGACCCGATGGACTCCGAGATCGACACCCGTAAGGCCCGTTCGGTGCCGCGTACCGGCGGCCGGGGCATCACCGCCGACAGCAAGATGCACTTCCTCGCGGGCCTGCCCCGCCTGGACGGCAGCGGCTCGCTGGAGGATCTCGGCGAGGGCGTCGCCCATCTGGTCGCGGAGATCGGCCGGCACTGGTCCGGCCCGTCCGCCCCGCAGGTCCGGATGCTCCCCCACCGCCTGCCGCTCTCCGAACTCCCGGCGCCCGAGGCCACCGAGGGCGGCGGCATGCGCGTGGCGCTCGGTCTCGACCAGGACGCGCTGGAGCCGGTCTGGCACGACTTCAGCCGGACGCCGCACCTGATCGCGGTCGGCGACACCGAGAGCGGCAAGACCAATCTGCTGCGGCTGATCACCAAGGGCATCACCACCCGGTACGCCCCTTCGGAGGCGAAGATCATCGCGGTGGACTACCGCCGCACCCTGGTCGACGCCATCCCCGAGGAGTACCGCATCGGGCACGTCATCTCCCTGGACAACCTCAACGAGACCATCGAGGGCGCGGCCCGCGCGATGAAGACCCGCGTGCCCGGGGCCGACATCTCGCCCGCCCGGATGCGCACCTGCGACTGGTGGACGGGCCCGCGCCTGTTCATCCTGGTCGACGACTACGACATGGTCTCCGGGAACTCCTTCCAGAGCCCCTTCGAACCGGTCTTCGAGAATCTGACCCTCGGCTTCGAGATGGGCCTGCACCTGGTCGTCGCCCGCAGCGCCATGGGCGCGGGACGCGGTCTCAGCGACGGGCTGATCCGCCGCCTGGACGAGGCCAACAACCCGGCGGTCCTGCTCTCCTGCCCGCCCACGGAGGGCCGCCTCTTCGGCAACGCGAAGCCGCTCAACCTGCCGCCGGGCCGGGCCCTGCACATCCAGCGCCGCAAGCCGCGGCTGGTGCAGACGGCGCTGGTGGAGTAG
- the eccD gene encoding type VII secretion integral membrane protein EccD yields the protein MTDSAVAESCRLTVRAPSVTIDLAVPADVPVADLLPTLLRYVGEEAEEAGLDHAGWVLQRLGDAPLDEETTLAQAGLADGAVLHLRPHTEALPEARLDDLVDGIAETVGRRLHTWHAGAARGLLVGTAVATVAAALVLVFRPGVADSTAVRAACAAVAGVLLLAGAGSASRAVGDRLSATALGLLVAPCFALVGWVLPGGDLSGPDATQVVGARLLAAGAAAAGGAVLALAATAVGAPALFATAVVAVATAISGALMGYTGLDAPAAVALVAAVVALAAGAVAPFAFKLAGMRMPSLPSSAGQLQEGIDPYAGDEVAERTELAGRWVTALFAATGTIAAAALAVLTHTPDLPETLTALALSLLLLLHSRGLVHIGQRLTLAVPGIWGLLLLARAWAVDSDADGRVVVFAVLLAVAAALVTASWIVPGRRVLPYWGRAAELAHTGLAVALLPFTLWVAGLFGWLRGLFG from the coding sequence ATGACCGACAGTGCGGTGGCCGAATCGTGCCGCCTGACCGTACGTGCGCCGAGCGTCACCATCGATCTGGCCGTGCCCGCCGACGTACCGGTCGCCGACCTGCTCCCCACCCTCCTGCGGTACGTCGGCGAGGAGGCCGAGGAGGCCGGACTCGACCACGCCGGCTGGGTGCTCCAGCGCCTCGGCGACGCCCCCCTCGACGAGGAGACCACCCTGGCCCAGGCCGGTCTCGCCGACGGTGCCGTGCTCCATCTGCGCCCGCACACCGAGGCGCTGCCCGAGGCCCGGCTGGACGACCTGGTCGACGGGATCGCCGAGACGGTGGGCCGCCGGCTCCACACCTGGCACGCGGGGGCGGCCCGGGGCCTGCTGGTGGGCACCGCCGTGGCGACCGTGGCGGCCGCCCTGGTGCTGGTGTTCCGGCCCGGAGTGGCCGACTCCACCGCCGTCCGGGCCGCCTGCGCCGCCGTGGCCGGGGTGCTGCTCCTCGCGGGCGCGGGCTCGGCCAGCCGCGCGGTCGGCGACCGGCTCTCCGCGACCGCCCTCGGCCTGCTGGTCGCCCCGTGCTTCGCCCTGGTCGGCTGGGTGCTGCCCGGCGGCGACCTGTCCGGCCCCGACGCCACGCAGGTCGTGGGCGCCCGGCTGCTCGCGGCAGGCGCGGCGGCGGCGGGCGGCGCGGTCCTCGCGCTCGCCGCGACCGCCGTCGGCGCCCCCGCCCTCTTCGCCACCGCCGTGGTCGCGGTCGCCACCGCGATCTCCGGGGCCCTGATGGGCTACACCGGCCTGGACGCGCCCGCAGCCGTGGCGCTGGTGGCCGCGGTGGTCGCGCTCGCCGCCGGAGCGGTGGCGCCCTTCGCCTTCAAGCTGGCCGGGATGCGGATGCCCTCCCTGCCCTCTTCCGCCGGACAGCTCCAGGAAGGCATCGACCCGTACGCGGGCGACGAGGTCGCCGAACGCACCGAACTCGCCGGGCGCTGGGTCACCGCGCTCTTCGCCGCCACCGGCACCATCGCCGCCGCCGCCCTGGCCGTCCTCACCCACACCCCGGACCTGCCCGAGACCCTCACCGCGCTCGCCCTCTCCCTCCTGCTGCTCCTGCACTCCCGGGGCCTGGTCCACATCGGCCAGCGGCTCACCCTGGCCGTGCCCGGGATCTGGGGGCTGCTGCTGCTCGCCCGCGCCTGGGCGGTGGACAGCGACGCCGACGGCCGCGTGGTCGTCTTCGCGGTGCTGCTCGCCGTCGCGGCAGCCCTGGTGACCGCGTCCTGGATCGTGCCCGGCCGCCGGGTGCTGCCGTACTGGGGCCGGGCGGCCGAGCTGGCCCACACCGGCCTCGCGGTCGCGCTGCTGCCGTTCACCCTCTGGGTGGCGGGCCTCTTCGGCTGGCTGCGCGGCCTGTTCGGCTGA
- the eccB gene encoding type VII secretion protein EccB, producing the protein MQSKRDQVQAHGFMMGRLSSGLLTADPDAPESPLGRTTRGVVFGILVTVLIGAGTTVYGLLRPGGNETWRKGENLVVNRETGARYLWTGTDGVLHPVRNYASARLIGGAQLKAVDVSTASLRDVPVGSPAGIPGAPDTLPGPGQLDAGAWHMCVTGPGGALPTTSGAAPGAGVDQAGATTLVAGAPLETQDVGADRGVLVRGPDRTEYLVWRGSRLPLDRPSDARNALGYGSEQAMPVSAAFLDALAPGPALKPPEVPGRGEKGPVLGGEPSTVGQLFEVSVPGGGSTYHLLRKDGLVPLSRLEAALVLGDPATQKDAYQGRSPEARAVGADALRTHRAKETAAAGSAGAELPRTPPIPQSAPRGTALCAQVDGGSGGARIRSVLVPLTSLAPVAVSQGAAQPVAEACARTDATVVRPGRGALVRALHASGAAHAGTTYLVAENGVKYRVPAKEALGALGYGEGDIGSVPAPLLAALPTGADLDPAAASGVAEPRVTAPKCIRP; encoded by the coding sequence GTGCAGTCCAAGCGCGACCAGGTGCAGGCCCACGGTTTCATGATGGGCAGGCTCAGCTCGGGCCTGCTGACGGCCGACCCGGACGCCCCGGAGAGCCCGCTCGGCCGGACGACCCGGGGCGTGGTCTTCGGCATCCTGGTGACCGTCCTGATCGGCGCCGGCACCACCGTCTACGGGCTGCTGCGCCCCGGCGGCAACGAGACCTGGCGCAAGGGCGAGAACCTGGTGGTCAACCGCGAGACCGGCGCCCGCTACCTGTGGACCGGCACCGACGGCGTACTCCACCCCGTGCGCAACTACGCCTCGGCCCGGCTGATCGGAGGCGCGCAGCTCAAGGCCGTGGACGTCTCCACCGCCTCGCTGCGGGACGTCCCCGTCGGCTCCCCGGCCGGCATCCCCGGCGCACCCGACACCCTCCCCGGACCCGGCCAACTCGACGCCGGAGCCTGGCACATGTGCGTCACCGGACCGGGCGGCGCGCTGCCCACCACCTCCGGCGCCGCCCCGGGCGCAGGCGTCGACCAGGCGGGGGCCACCACACTGGTCGCCGGGGCGCCGCTGGAAACCCAGGACGTCGGCGCCGACCGAGGCGTGCTCGTACGCGGCCCCGACCGCACCGAGTACCTGGTGTGGCGGGGCAGCCGGCTGCCCCTGGACCGCCCCTCCGACGCCCGTAACGCCCTCGGTTACGGCTCCGAGCAGGCCATGCCCGTCTCCGCCGCCTTCCTCGACGCCCTGGCCCCCGGCCCCGCCCTGAAGCCCCCGGAGGTCCCGGGGCGCGGGGAGAAGGGCCCGGTGCTCGGCGGTGAACCGAGCACGGTGGGGCAGCTGTTCGAGGTGAGCGTGCCCGGTGGCGGCAGTACGTACCACCTGCTGCGCAAGGACGGCCTGGTGCCGCTCTCCCGGCTGGAGGCCGCCCTCGTGCTGGGCGACCCGGCCACCCAGAAGGACGCCTACCAGGGCCGCTCGCCCGAGGCCCGCGCGGTCGGCGCCGACGCCCTCCGTACGCACCGGGCCAAGGAGACGGCCGCAGCCGGATCGGCAGGCGCGGAGCTGCCCCGTACGCCGCCGATCCCGCAGTCCGCACCCCGCGGCACCGCCCTCTGCGCCCAGGTGGACGGCGGCAGCGGCGGCGCCCGGATCCGGTCGGTGCTGGTCCCGCTGACCTCGCTCGCCCCCGTGGCGGTCTCGCAGGGCGCCGCCCAGCCGGTGGCCGAGGCCTGCGCCCGGACGGACGCCACCGTCGTACGCCCAGGGCGCGGCGCCCTGGTCAGGGCCCTGCACGCCAGCGGTGCGGCACACGCCGGGACGACCTACCTGGTGGCGGAGAACGGTGTGAAGTACCGCGTCCCGGCCAAGGAGGCCCTGGGCGCCCTCGGCTACGGGGAGGGGGACATCGGCTCGGTCCCCGCACCGCTGCTCGCGGCCCTGCCGACCGGCGCCGACCTGGACCCGGCCGCCGCCTCCGGTGTCGCGGAGCCCCGGGTCACGGCCCCGAAGTGCATCCGGCCATGA
- a CDS encoding WXG100 family type VII secretion target, whose amino-acid sequence MADGIIDVQYSTVRNAIEELKQQTQQIITTLNNLEDELKPLITSWEGDDQAMYRGVQAEWDQATKNMALLLGDSGELVQSIHDNHSRDERRSADNWGSVRAR is encoded by the coding sequence ATGGCCGACGGCATCATCGATGTCCAGTACTCCACGGTCCGCAACGCGATCGAGGAGCTGAAGCAGCAGACCCAGCAGATCATCACCACCCTCAACAACCTGGAGGACGAGCTGAAGCCGCTCATCACCTCCTGGGAGGGTGACGACCAGGCGATGTACCGCGGGGTCCAGGCAGAGTGGGACCAGGCGACCAAGAACATGGCCCTGCTCCTCGGCGACAGCGGCGAGCTGGTCCAGAGCATCCACGACAACCACTCCCGGGACGAGCGCCGCAGCGCCGACAACTGGGGAAGTGTGCGGGCCCGCTAG
- a CDS encoding type VII secretion system-associated protein: MAGEQADVKHFDLKQMENFRDNEVHPVYTKAKKHREDGEGEGEGRIRPLSELIGGYTTADNLDQDSQLLRLGLINREKLISGPTLVESVKSVATSLDKLLGDQIELFKELKEALTDTIEEANKTKNKNLDAIDAQTLLQTFDEVDTLTSGSSGTEEK, encoded by the coding sequence ATGGCCGGTGAGCAAGCCGACGTCAAGCATTTCGACCTCAAGCAGATGGAGAACTTCCGCGACAACGAGGTGCACCCGGTCTACACCAAGGCCAAGAAGCACAGGGAGGACGGCGAGGGTGAGGGCGAGGGCCGCATCCGCCCCCTCAGCGAGCTGATCGGCGGCTACACCACGGCCGACAACCTCGACCAGGACTCGCAGCTCCTGCGCCTCGGCCTGATCAACAGGGAGAAGCTGATCTCCGGTCCGACGCTGGTCGAGAGCGTGAAGTCCGTCGCGACCTCCCTCGACAAGCTGCTCGGCGACCAGATCGAACTCTTCAAGGAGCTCAAGGAAGCCCTCACCGACACCATCGAAGAGGCCAACAAGACCAAGAACAAGAACCTGGACGCGATCGACGCCCAGACGCTGCTCCAGACCTTCGATGAGGTCGACACGCTCACCAGCGGATCCTCGGGCACGGAAGAGAAGTAG